Proteins found in one Cellulomonas palmilytica genomic segment:
- a CDS encoding cutinase family protein, translating into MRAAAPLALFALVMALVAAPAAAASTPGAAAVTAVPPAPTGRCTDLLVLSVVGSGESAVTTKTSTIREAFLDGVGERRTTTVETLPYPAAAMSVLADDFRQLIDFGLPGTSDWSYFRSIETGAQLLRERLGTARRTCPDQKWALIGYSQGAMVISEVLPEFPDPRLYAGVMLLANPSRSVGDRQDNLGTALPGNGLNSWVPPAGLGYDAVPHALAGVTTDLCASQDLVCDTSGLFANLAAPVTGVPWEPVVGIAALVAYGEAVHTAYDTPELRTLAARAVERALRFAVPEHRTVTVLACGPSGEVSAEVPVKELGATGAAAQRRAVVPASLTGALAGATFTEHGFTRGPYRLDLDDEGRLTGSLPEGRWELDSTVTTGLEPARTIRVVVHVDTDGACGGVSGYVTDSQGEPVGGVEVWLERTTSGWDGESDRRLAMNRTTSDGYYSIAGSYDGEYLLFFSDGPPTARTWEESVAEGYVDHLDQYHATHTRLNELDDPRQASRVRVGGSLGRIDQVLRRASSVRVHAFDAATGRALEGIGVSGTGWRATTGGDGWGFHAGKAEYGGCLGYHDSNAVYVQRAAYPWGSPRELSVRMSRGSSISGTVTDEKGRPVPGARVDYNRERSWDPQAPDVDWGAGSGCYAGLGTAESGYVTTDANGRYRIGALYGGVSPYVVHAGVGGTTLGSASLTLPSARDAYQDVTLDLGFRTLTASTPTITGTAKVGATLTAKRGSWTSGTTFAYQWLVNGKPVTGATGTTFKPRASDVGKKVTVKVTGAKSGHTTVTRTSKATSAVVKGTLTTSRPTITGTAKVGARLTARRGTWTAGTTFSYRWYANGKAISGATATTYKLRAADRGKVVTVKVTGTKAGYVTATTTSSRTAAVR; encoded by the coding sequence GTGAGAGCCGCCGCCCCGCTGGCCCTGTTCGCGCTGGTCATGGCGCTCGTCGCGGCCCCTGCGGCCGCCGCGTCGACCCCGGGAGCCGCCGCCGTGACGGCCGTGCCGCCCGCGCCCACGGGACGGTGCACGGACCTGCTCGTGCTGAGCGTCGTCGGGTCGGGGGAGTCGGCGGTCACGACGAAGACGAGCACCATCCGCGAGGCGTTCCTCGACGGCGTCGGCGAGCGGCGCACGACGACCGTGGAGACGCTGCCGTACCCGGCGGCGGCCATGTCCGTGCTCGCCGACGACTTCCGGCAGCTCATCGACTTCGGCCTGCCCGGCACGTCCGACTGGAGCTACTTCCGGTCGATCGAGACCGGTGCACAGCTGCTGCGTGAACGGTTGGGCACCGCTCGGCGGACGTGCCCGGACCAGAAGTGGGCGCTCATCGGGTACTCGCAGGGCGCGATGGTGATCAGCGAGGTGCTGCCCGAGTTCCCCGATCCCCGGCTGTACGCGGGCGTCATGCTTCTCGCGAACCCGTCACGGTCGGTGGGCGACCGGCAGGACAACCTCGGTACCGCGCTGCCGGGCAACGGGTTGAACTCGTGGGTACCGCCGGCCGGGCTCGGCTACGACGCGGTGCCGCACGCGCTCGCGGGCGTCACGACGGACCTGTGCGCCTCGCAGGACCTCGTCTGCGACACGAGCGGGCTGTTCGCCAACCTGGCGGCCCCGGTCACGGGGGTGCCGTGGGAACCGGTCGTCGGGATCGCCGCGCTCGTGGCGTACGGGGAAGCCGTGCACACCGCGTACGACACCCCTGAGCTGAGGACGCTCGCCGCACGCGCGGTCGAGCGGGCGCTGAGGTTCGCCGTGCCCGAGCACCGGACGGTGACGGTCCTGGCGTGCGGACCGTCGGGGGAGGTGTCCGCCGAGGTGCCTGTCAAGGAGCTGGGTGCCACGGGCGCTGCGGCCCAGCGACGGGCGGTCGTGCCCGCCTCGCTGACCGGCGCCCTGGCGGGCGCGACGTTCACCGAGCACGGCTTCACGCGCGGCCCGTACCGGCTCGACCTCGACGACGAGGGTCGCCTCACGGGCTCCCTGCCCGAGGGCCGGTGGGAGCTGGACTCCACCGTCACCACGGGGCTGGAGCCGGCCCGCACCATCCGCGTCGTCGTGCACGTCGACACCGACGGCGCGTGCGGGGGCGTGTCCGGGTACGTCACGGACTCCCAGGGGGAGCCCGTCGGCGGGGTCGAGGTCTGGCTCGAGCGGACGACGAGCGGGTGGGACGGCGAGTCGGACCGGCGCCTGGCGATGAACCGCACGACCAGCGACGGGTACTACTCGATCGCCGGCAGCTACGACGGTGAGTACCTGCTGTTCTTCAGCGACGGGCCGCCCACGGCGCGGACCTGGGAGGAGTCCGTGGCCGAGGGGTACGTCGACCACCTCGACCAGTACCACGCGACGCACACGCGGCTCAACGAGCTCGACGACCCCCGACAGGCGTCGCGAGTCCGCGTGGGCGGCTCGCTCGGACGGATCGACCAGGTGCTCCGGCGGGCGTCCAGCGTGCGCGTGCACGCCTTCGACGCGGCGACCGGCCGGGCGCTCGAGGGTATCGGGGTCAGTGGGACGGGGTGGCGTGCGACGACCGGTGGCGACGGCTGGGGCTTCCACGCGGGCAAGGCCGAGTACGGCGGGTGCCTCGGCTACCACGACTCGAACGCGGTGTACGTCCAGCGGGCCGCCTACCCGTGGGGCTCGCCCCGCGAGCTGTCGGTGCGCATGTCCCGGGGCAGCTCGATCTCGGGGACGGTGACGGACGAGAAGGGTCGACCGGTCCCGGGCGCCAGGGTCGACTACAACAGGGAGAGGTCCTGGGACCCGCAGGCGCCGGACGTCGACTGGGGCGCCGGTTCGGGCTGCTACGCGGGTCTCGGGACGGCCGAGAGCGGGTACGTGACCACGGACGCGAACGGCCGGTACCGCATCGGGGCGCTGTACGGCGGTGTGAGCCCCTACGTCGTGCACGCCGGTGTCGGCGGCACGACCCTCGGCTCCGCGTCGCTGACGCTGCCGTCGGCGCGCGACGCCTACCAGGACGTGACGCTCGACCTCGGGTTCAGGACGCTCACCGCGTCCACGCCGACGATCACCGGAACTGCCAAGGTGGGTGCCACGCTGACCGCCAAGCGAGGCAGCTGGACGAGCGGCACGACGTTCGCCTACCAGTGGCTGGTGAACGGCAAGCCGGTGACCGGCGCGACGGGCACGACGTTCAAGCCGCGCGCGTCCGACGTCGGCAAGAAGGTCACCGTCAAGGTCACGGGCGCCAAGAGCGGGCACACGACCGTGACCCGCACGTCCAAGGCGACGAGCGCCGTCGTCAAGGGCACGCTGACGACGTCGCGCCCGACGATCACGGGGACCGCCAAGGTCGGGGCGAGGCTCACGGCCCGCCGCGGGACGTGGACCGCCGGGACGACGTTCTCCTACCGCTGGTACGCGAACGGGAAGGCGATCAGCGGGGCGACCGCGACGACGTACAAGCTGAGGGCGGCCGACAGGGGCAAGGTCGTCACGGTGAAGGTCACCGGCACCAAGGCCGGCTACGTGACCGCGACGACGACCTCGAGCAGGACCGCCGCGGTCCGCTGA
- a CDS encoding 3-methyladenine DNA glycosylase, with protein sequence MTALRPDAPALVVLPHETWTAAAQAHAERADACTAGHRERRSRHERHAIEDFLFEYYPTKPALLRRWHPGAGVALEPGPDGPAPHAAWRWYTVDDEGRTRLDVDAFLAERGDTVRYVAAIVGATAARPAATGCFGLHEWAMVYREDEHRHPLPLRLGGRGTDEVVEAHRIRCTHFDAFRFFTPDAAPRNTLQPSRETQPAMEQPGCLHANMDLYKWALKLGPLVPGGLLLDTFELAREIRVTDMQASPYDVSSYGLEPVAIETPDGKAEYVRRQRDYATRSDVLRKRLLDACSAGASTLG encoded by the coding sequence GTGACCGCCCTGCGACCCGACGCCCCCGCGCTCGTCGTGCTCCCGCACGAGACGTGGACCGCGGCCGCGCAGGCGCACGCCGAGCGCGCCGACGCGTGCACCGCCGGCCACCGCGAACGCCGCTCGCGCCACGAGCGGCACGCGATCGAGGACTTCCTGTTCGAGTACTACCCGACCAAGCCGGCGCTGCTGCGCCGCTGGCACCCGGGCGCGGGCGTCGCGCTCGAGCCCGGCCCCGACGGCCCCGCCCCGCACGCCGCGTGGCGCTGGTACACCGTCGACGACGAGGGCCGCACGCGCCTCGACGTCGACGCGTTCCTCGCCGAGCGGGGCGACACGGTCCGGTACGTGGCGGCGATCGTCGGAGCGACCGCCGCGCGTCCCGCCGCGACCGGGTGCTTCGGGCTGCACGAGTGGGCGATGGTCTACCGCGAGGACGAGCACCGGCACCCGCTGCCGCTGCGGCTCGGCGGCCGCGGCACCGACGAGGTGGTCGAGGCGCACCGCATCCGGTGCACCCACTTCGACGCGTTCCGCTTCTTCACGCCCGACGCCGCACCCCGCAACACCCTGCAGCCGTCGCGCGAGACCCAGCCCGCGATGGAGCAGCCCGGCTGCCTGCACGCCAACATGGACCTGTACAAGTGGGCGCTCAAGCTCGGCCCCCTGGTCCCCGGCGGCCTGCTGCTCGACACGTTCGAGCTCGCTCGCGAGATCCGGGTCACGGACATGCAGGCGTCTCCGTACGACGTCTCGTCGTACGGGCTCGAACCCGTCGCGATCGAGACCCCGGACGGCAAGGCGGAGTACGTCCGCCGCCAGCGCGACTACGCGACCCGCTCGGACGTGCTCCGGAAGCGACTCCTGGACGCCTGCTCCGCCGGCGCGTCGACGCTCGGCTGA
- a CDS encoding RNA polymerase sigma factor, with protein MSPPHPAPDDPRRARFTDLFDRTHAPLLAYAVRRVADPADAARPWLFGVARRVLANHYRGERRRLALAERLREQVVEAVPAHEPDDPVLLQAMDRLPPDDRELLRLVAWEELARDEIALVLGVPRATVRVRLHRARRRLTALLAELEPAQTDPPPALQRTTQAGHVSNGWAPARPGPQEAR; from the coding sequence GTGAGCCCGCCACACCCTGCGCCGGACGACCCGCGTCGCGCACGGTTCACCGACCTGTTCGACCGCACCCACGCCCCGCTGCTCGCGTACGCCGTCCGCCGCGTCGCCGACCCGGCCGACGCCGCACGGCCCTGGCTGTTCGGCGTCGCGCGGCGCGTCCTCGCGAACCACTACCGCGGCGAGCGCCGGCGGCTCGCGCTCGCCGAACGGCTGCGCGAGCAGGTCGTCGAGGCCGTGCCCGCGCACGAGCCCGACGACCCGGTGCTGCTGCAGGCCATGGACCGGCTCCCGCCCGACGACCGCGAGCTGCTGCGCCTCGTCGCGTGGGAGGAGCTCGCGCGCGACGAGATCGCCCTCGTGCTCGGCGTCCCGCGCGCGACCGTGCGCGTGCGCCTGCACCGCGCGCGCCGCCGGCTGACCGCGCTGCTCGCGGAGCTCGAGCCGGCGCAGACCGACCCACCACCCGCCCTGCAACGCACCACGCAAGCCGGACACGTCAGCAACGGATGGGCACCAGCCCGTCCCGGACCCCAGGAGGCGAGATGA
- a CDS encoding DUF1304 domain-containing protein, with product MVVVVAVLALLSAVLHVVIFVFEAVLFRRPDVHRRFATKPQDVEAVAPWAFNQGFYNLFLAVGAGVGAVLTLAEGPRAPGLALVLLACGSMLAAAVVLAATDRRMRRAALTQGAFPLLAVVAALVSLV from the coding sequence ATGGTGGTCGTCGTCGCGGTCCTCGCGCTGCTGTCCGCGGTGCTGCACGTCGTGATCTTCGTGTTCGAGGCGGTGCTGTTCCGCCGCCCGGACGTGCACCGTCGGTTCGCGACGAAGCCGCAGGACGTGGAGGCGGTCGCGCCGTGGGCGTTCAACCAGGGCTTCTACAACCTGTTCCTCGCGGTGGGCGCGGGCGTCGGGGCGGTGCTCACGCTCGCGGAAGGCCCGCGAGCGCCCGGTCTCGCTCTGGTGCTGCTCGCGTGCGGGTCGATGCTCGCGGCGGCCGTGGTGCTCGCCGCGACCGACCGGCGCATGCGGCGCGCGGCGCTCACGCAGGGCGCGTTCCCGCTGCTCGCGGTGGTGGCGGCGCTCGTCTCGCTGGTGTGA
- a CDS encoding heparan-alpha-glucosaminide N-acetyltransferase domain-containing protein codes for MARLVGIDVARGIAVLGMITAHVGPYAPVPGSVLDRVLDSADGRPSALFVVLAGLSLALLSGGPSPVVERDLTRARVRVAARAVVVLVVGLLLERLDTPILVILPTYAVLFLAGCLVLTWPVRTLVATAAGVALVAPLVRGAFELNTDPGAGLLGDLAVLLVGPHYPALVWFAYLLAGLALGRCDLTSAGVQRRAALLGAALVVAGYGGGWLARTLVLDHPLTSTAPHSSSTFEVVGNTGVALLVICASLAAAARVPRVLSPVAAVGALAFTAYTAQVVAVAVIGPAVVWEPRWESWVAFVVGTVLVCWAWRAWLGRGPLERLLHGVSTRVAERLVPRETPLV; via the coding sequence GTGGCACGGCTCGTGGGGATCGACGTCGCGCGCGGGATCGCCGTCCTCGGCATGATCACCGCGCACGTCGGCCCGTACGCGCCCGTGCCGGGCTCGGTCCTGGACCGGGTGCTCGACAGCGCCGACGGCCGTCCGTCCGCGCTGTTCGTCGTCCTCGCGGGGCTCTCGCTCGCGCTCCTGTCGGGCGGCCCGTCGCCCGTGGTGGAGCGCGACCTGACGCGGGCCCGCGTGCGCGTCGCGGCGCGTGCCGTCGTCGTCCTGGTCGTGGGCCTCCTGCTCGAGCGGCTGGACACGCCGATCCTCGTCATCCTGCCCACGTACGCGGTGCTGTTCCTCGCGGGCTGCCTGGTCCTCACGTGGCCGGTGCGCACGCTCGTCGCGACCGCCGCGGGGGTCGCGCTCGTCGCGCCGCTCGTGCGCGGCGCGTTCGAGCTGAACACCGACCCGGGTGCGGGGCTCCTCGGCGACCTGGCCGTGCTGCTCGTCGGACCGCACTACCCCGCGCTCGTCTGGTTCGCCTACCTGCTCGCGGGCCTCGCGCTCGGCAGGTGCGACCTGACGTCGGCCGGCGTGCAGCGCCGGGCCGCCCTGCTCGGCGCCGCGCTCGTCGTCGCCGGGTACGGGGGCGGGTGGCTCGCGCGCACGCTCGTCCTCGACCACCCCCTGACCTCGACGGCGCCGCACTCCTCGAGCACGTTCGAGGTCGTCGGGAACACCGGCGTCGCGCTGCTCGTGATCTGCGCGAGCCTGGCCGCCGCGGCGCGCGTCCCGCGCGTGCTGTCGCCCGTCGCTGCGGTCGGTGCGCTCGCGTTCACCGCGTACACCGCGCAGGTCGTCGCGGTCGCCGTGATCGGTCCGGCGGTCGTGTGGGAGCCGCGGTGGGAGTCGTGGGTCGCGTTCGTCGTCGGCACCGTGCTCGTGTGCTGGGCGTGGCGCGCGTGGCTGGGACGCGGGCCGCTCGAACGGCTCCTGCACGGCGTGTCGACGCGCGTCGCCGAGCGGCTGGTGCCGCGCGAGACCCCGCTCGTCTGA
- a CDS encoding methyltransferase domain-containing protein, whose protein sequence is MSTRNDVYVHGHHESVLRSHRWRTAENSAAYLLPVLESGFRLLDVGCGPGTVTIDLAQRVAPGEVHGIDASSAVIEIARKAAADAGALNVTFEVGDAYELPFEDGAFDVVHAHQVLQHLTDPVAALREMKRVTRPGGVVAVRDSDYSGMTWYPPSAGLDEWSALYHEVTQANGSEADAGRRLLQWVREAGFDPAGVSPSAGVWCYATPEDRAWWAGLWADRCVASNFAQQAIEHGLADEVGLEQLADAWHEWGRQQDGWFAVLHGEVLARA, encoded by the coding sequence GTGAGCACCCGCAACGACGTCTACGTGCACGGCCACCACGAGTCGGTCCTGCGCTCCCACCGCTGGCGCACGGCCGAGAACTCGGCCGCGTACCTGCTGCCCGTCCTGGAGAGCGGCTTCCGCCTGCTCGACGTCGGCTGCGGTCCGGGCACGGTGACGATCGACCTCGCGCAGCGCGTCGCGCCGGGCGAGGTGCACGGCATCGACGCGTCGAGCGCCGTCATCGAGATCGCCCGGAAGGCCGCCGCGGACGCGGGCGCGCTCAACGTGACGTTCGAGGTCGGCGACGCGTACGAGCTGCCGTTCGAGGACGGCGCGTTCGACGTCGTGCACGCGCACCAGGTGCTCCAGCACCTGACCGACCCGGTCGCCGCGCTGCGCGAGATGAAGCGCGTGACGCGCCCGGGCGGCGTGGTCGCGGTCCGGGACTCCGACTACTCCGGCATGACCTGGTACCCGCCGTCGGCGGGGCTCGACGAGTGGTCGGCGCTCTACCACGAGGTCACGCAGGCCAACGGCTCGGAGGCCGACGCGGGCCGTCGGCTGCTGCAGTGGGTGCGCGAGGCCGGCTTCGACCCCGCGGGCGTCTCGCCGAGCGCGGGCGTGTGGTGCTACGCGACGCCCGAGGACCGCGCGTGGTGGGCCGGCCTGTGGGCGGACCGCTGCGTCGCGTCGAACTTCGCGCAGCAGGCGATCGAGCACGGCCTGGCCGACGAGGTCGGGCTCGAGCAGCTCGCCGACGCGTGGCACGAGTGGGGCCGCCAGCAGGACGGCTGGTTCGCCGTGCTGCACGGCGAGGTCCTCGCCCGCGCCTGA
- a CDS encoding fumarylacetoacetate hydrolase family protein, whose protein sequence is MRIARFTIGSDPRFALVEGEPGSEELVVITGDPIYTPVQPTGERIPLDDDAVRLLAPVIPRSKVVGVGRNYADHAAEMGNEVPTQPLLFLKPNTSVIGPDDPVVLPDWTEEVSYEAELAIVIGKLTKDVAPERALDHVFGFTVANDITARDIQRSDSQWTRAKGFDGSCPIGPWIVPGLDVDDLAVRSRVNGETRQDGRTSQMVFDAAFLVSYVSEVFTLLPGDVILTGTPAGVGSIVDRDVVECEVEEIGVLRNPVLRRR, encoded by the coding sequence GTGCGCATCGCCAGGTTCACCATCGGTTCGGATCCCCGCTTCGCCCTCGTGGAGGGGGAGCCCGGCTCGGAGGAGCTCGTGGTCATCACGGGCGACCCGATCTACACGCCCGTGCAGCCCACGGGGGAGCGCATCCCCCTGGACGACGACGCGGTGCGCCTGCTCGCCCCCGTGATCCCGCGGTCCAAGGTCGTGGGCGTGGGCCGCAACTACGCCGACCACGCCGCGGAGATGGGCAACGAGGTCCCGACGCAGCCGCTGCTGTTCCTCAAGCCGAACACCTCGGTGATCGGCCCGGACGACCCGGTGGTGCTGCCCGACTGGACCGAGGAGGTGTCGTACGAGGCCGAGCTCGCGATCGTCATCGGCAAGCTCACGAAGGACGTCGCGCCCGAGCGTGCGCTCGACCACGTCTTCGGCTTCACGGTCGCGAACGACATCACGGCGCGCGACATCCAGCGTTCGGACTCGCAGTGGACCCGCGCCAAGGGCTTCGACGGCTCGTGCCCGATCGGCCCGTGGATCGTCCCCGGGCTCGACGTCGACGACCTCGCGGTGCGCTCGCGCGTCAACGGCGAGACGCGCCAGGACGGCCGCACGTCGCAGATGGTGTTCGACGCCGCGTTCCTCGTCTCGTACGTGAGCGAGGTCTTCACACTGCTCCCGGGCGACGTGATCCTCACCGGCACGCCCGCGGGCGTCGGCAGCATCGTCGACCGGGACGTCGTGGAGTGCGAGGTCGAGGAGATCGGGGTCCTGCGGAACCCGGTGCTGCGCCGCCGCTGA
- the gltX gene encoding glutamate--tRNA ligase: MTTPAVDGSAVRVRFCPSPTGLPHVGMVRTALFNWAYARHTGGTFVFRIEDTDAARDSEESYHMLLDALRWLGLDWDEGVEVGGPHEPYRQSQRYDLYRDVVARLLEGGYAYESWSTPEEIEARHRAAGRDPKLGYDGFDRDLTEEQKLAYREQGREPVIRVRMPDEDITFTDLVRGDVTFKAGSVPDYVIVRANGHPLYTLVNPVDDALMGITHVLRGEDLLSSTPRQVVLYRALLELGLASVMPEFGHLPYVMGEGNKKLSKRDPESNLFLHRENGFTPEGLLNYLSLLGWGLSADRDIFTVDELVAAFDVHDVNPNPARFDLKKAEAINSAHVRMLAPDDFRDRLVPYLHHAGLVPTDSFADLSDEHRALLTKAAPLVQERMTLLGEVVGMLGFLFVADDELHVEEDGRKALRDGADQVLDAATAALDAIPADGFTTEATQSALQAALVDEGGLGIKARLAYTPLRVAVTGRRVSPPLFESLELLGKGSTLARIASLRASL, encoded by the coding sequence GTGACCACCCCCGCTGTCGACGGCTCCGCCGTGCGTGTCCGCTTCTGCCCGTCCCCGACCGGCCTGCCGCACGTCGGCATGGTCCGCACCGCGCTGTTCAACTGGGCGTACGCGCGGCACACGGGCGGCACGTTCGTCTTCCGCATCGAGGACACGGACGCGGCGCGCGACTCCGAGGAGAGCTACCACATGCTCCTCGACGCGCTGCGCTGGCTGGGCCTCGACTGGGACGAGGGCGTCGAGGTCGGCGGCCCGCACGAGCCGTACCGGCAGTCGCAGCGCTACGACCTGTACCGCGACGTCGTCGCGAGGCTGCTCGAGGGCGGCTACGCGTACGAGTCGTGGTCGACGCCCGAGGAGATCGAGGCGCGGCACCGCGCCGCGGGCCGCGACCCGAAGCTCGGCTACGACGGCTTCGACCGTGACCTCACCGAGGAGCAGAAGCTCGCGTACCGCGAGCAGGGCCGCGAGCCGGTCATCCGCGTGCGGATGCCCGACGAGGACATCACGTTCACCGACCTGGTCCGCGGTGACGTGACGTTCAAGGCCGGCTCGGTGCCGGACTACGTGATCGTGCGCGCCAACGGCCACCCGCTGTACACGCTGGTCAACCCGGTCGACGACGCGCTCATGGGCATCACGCACGTGCTGCGCGGCGAGGACCTGCTGTCGTCGACCCCGCGCCAGGTGGTCCTGTACCGCGCGCTGCTCGAGCTGGGCCTTGCCTCCGTGATGCCGGAGTTCGGCCACCTGCCGTACGTGATGGGCGAGGGCAACAAGAAGCTGTCGAAGCGCGACCCCGAGTCGAACCTGTTCCTGCACCGCGAGAACGGCTTCACCCCCGAGGGCCTGCTCAACTACCTGTCGCTGCTGGGCTGGGGCCTGTCCGCGGACCGCGACATCTTCACGGTCGACGAGCTCGTCGCGGCGTTCGACGTGCACGACGTGAACCCGAACCCGGCGCGCTTCGACCTCAAGAAGGCGGAGGCCATCAACTCCGCGCACGTGCGCATGCTCGCGCCCGACGACTTCCGTGACCGCCTCGTGCCGTACCTGCACCACGCGGGCCTGGTCCCCACGGACTCGTTCGCGGACCTGTCCGACGAGCACCGGGCGCTGCTGACGAAGGCCGCGCCGCTCGTGCAGGAGCGCATGACGCTGCTGGGCGAGGTCGTCGGGATGCTCGGCTTCCTGTTCGTCGCGGACGACGAGCTCCACGTCGAGGAGGACGGGCGCAAGGCGCTGCGGGACGGGGCCGACCAGGTCCTCGACGCCGCGACCGCCGCGCTCGACGCGATCCCGGCCGACGGCTTCACCACCGAGGCGACGCAGAGCGCGCTGCAGGCCGCGCTGGTCGACGAGGGCGGGCTCGGCATCAAGGCGCGCCTCGCGTACACGCCGCTGCGCGTCGCCGTGACCGGCCGCCGCGTGTCCCCGCCGCTGTTCGAGTCGCTCGAGCTGCTCGGCAAGGGCTCGACGCTGGCCCGCATCGCGTCGCTGCGCGCGTCCCTGTGA